In one Fusarium keratoplasticum isolate Fu6.1 chromosome 5, whole genome shotgun sequence genomic region, the following are encoded:
- a CDS encoding Aldedh domain-containing protein, which yields MTSIASTLNDASLVADKSYINGEWVASVSGQTFEVRNPATDRVIGTAPESTVDDLNKAIQAASDAFPLWRAQSGRQRGRILRKLADLIAENKVDIGKVITAENGKAKPDAEGEALFSAGFFEWFAEEAPRLYGDVVPHAQPNARIQILKQPVGVCGLITPWNFPMAMAARKIAAALAAGCTVVVKTDGVTPYSGNLLAVLAERAGVPKGVLNIVTALNNTPKLGLALCESDTVKKISFTGSTRVGKILMKQSADTLKKLSLELGGNAPFIVFDDADLETAVASAVIAKFKVSGQTCVCANRIYVQEGIYDQFARRLVEEVSKFKVGNGTDASVTHGPMTTSVEKVEEHVKDAIGKNATVLLGGQRLPDLGKNFFQPTILGDVNDTMAVTYEETFGPLAALTKFKTEDEVIARANKSEVGLASYVMTTNLARSHRVQERLEFGMVAINTGVIADWAAPFGGVKHSGMGREGSKYGVDDYMVLKTIVTGGINTVYNPRL from the exons ATGACATCCATCGCTTCCACTCTCAACGACGCCAGCCTCGTCGCTGACAAGTCCTACATCAACGGCGAATGGGTGGCATCCGTCTCTGGTCAGACCTTTGAGGTCCGCAACCCAGCTACCGACCGGGTCATTGGCACCGCGCCCGAGTCTACCGTTGACGAtctcaacaaggccatccaggCCGCCTCAGATGCTTTCCCTCTATGGCGAGCCCAATCAGGCCGCCAGCGTGGTCGCATCCTGCGCAAGCTCGCCGACCTCATCGCCGAGAACAAGGTTGACATTGGCAAGGTCATCACCGCCGAGAacggcaaggccaagcccgatgctgagggcgaggctctcttctctgctggcttctttgagtggttcgccgaggaggctccGCGACTCTACGGCGATGTCGTCCCTCATGCCCAACCCAACGCCAGAATTCAGATTCTTAAGCAACCCGTGGGCGTCTGCGGCTTGATCACGCCCTGGAACTTTCCTATGGCAATGGCCGCACGCAAGATCGctgccgccctcgccgctgGCTGTACAGTCGTTGTTAAGACGGACGGCGTCACTCCCTACTCTGGAAacctcctcgccgtccttgccGAGCGTGCCGGCGTCCCCAAGGGTgttctcaacatcgtcacCGCCCTCAATAATACCCccaagcttggccttgccctctGCGAGTCTGACACGGTCAAGAAGATCTCCTTCACCGGTTCCACTCGAGTCGGAAAGATTTTGATGAAGCAGTCGGCCGAtaccctcaagaagctgagcCTTGAGCTGGGGGGTAACGCCcccttcatcgtctttgacgacgccgacctcgagacGGCCGTTGCCAGCGCTGTcatcgccaagttcaaggtcTCTGGCCAAACGTGCGTGTGCGCCAACCGAATCTACGTGCAAGAAGGGATCTATGACCAGTTCGCCAGGCGACTGGTGGAGGAAGTGAGCAAGTTCAAGGTTGGCAACGGAACTGACGCCTCCGTCACTCACGGCCCCATGACCACGAGTGTCgaaaaggtcgaggagcATGTCAAGGATGCCATTGGCAAGAATGCCaccgtcctcctcggtggaCAGCGGTTGCCCGACCTTGGCAAGAACTTCTTCCAGCCCACCATCCTCGGCGATGTAAATGACACCATGGCCGTCACCTACGAGGAGACATTTGGTCCTCTTGCGGCCCTGACAAAGTTCAAAaccgaggacgaggtcaTTGCCCGAGCGAACAAGTCTGAGGTCGGCTTGGCCTCATACGTCATGACTACCAACCTGGCCCGATCGCACCGCGTGCAAGAGAGGCTCGAGTTCGGCATGGTTGCCATCAACACAGGCGTCATCGCCGACTGGGCAGCACC TTTCGGAGGTGTTAAGCACTCTGGCATGGGTCGCGAAGGCAGCAAGTACGGAGTTGACGACTACATGGTCCTTAAGACTATTGTCACCGGCGGCATTAACACTGTTTATAACCCCCGTCTTTAA
- a CDS encoding Zn(2)-C6 fungal-type domain-containing protein, translating to MTRAPRKYVPKVKGCYECSQRRINCDRGEPECAKCVSKGFACSGIGPRYRFRNGLTAKRKGVPLRNRLARSSGHDGLPPDSEHPDDGRRGQTSVPQLPLPSVPVAEEQVDGNHNQLVRCDVVTGPKQSATQHTPLSVLPCLNHIAPWQRLLLKHFSDHIAPEMVVIDDSNNGWRSLVLPLACVDELIMSSVMAVSAFHLSERAESHHLVNAGMLYSKAIFNLQKRQDLHQYDIHARYRIIVSIIVLLLGMMVNGSPDFPIMFRMLQSALDMVGGESVLAAGSKVIADFSASQIRKMRVYASPFISQDEGVSAVATQIRQSWADQQLYFQSYPAHSRALGLISKLRDQAFQIYLNRASSVEAGFAAPADLISTFKQMLESFPEALPGEHVLVWPIFIAASESHDPDHQQFFTGLLEKQFRRNRFMNILKALESLRRIWARGTDENWTALLPKQPILVM from the exons ATGACTCGAGCGCCGAGAAAATATGTCCCCAAGGTCAAAG GATGTTATGAGTGTTCGCAGCGCCGGATCAACTGCGATAGAGGGGAACCCGAGTGCGCCAAATGTGTTTCAAAGGGGTTTGCCTGTAGCGGAATCGGACCTAGGTATAGATTCCGAAACGGTCTGACCGCGAAGCGAAAGGGGGTCCCTTTGAGAAATCGTCTCGCCCGCTCCTCAGGTCATGATGGTTTGCCCCCAGATTCCGAGCATCCCGATGACGGGAGGCGGGGACAAACAAGCGTTCCTCAGCTACCGCTACCTTCCGTGCCGGTCGCTGAGGAGCAAGTGGATGGCAATCACAATCAACTCGTCCGGTGTGATGTTGTCACTGGGCCGAAACAGAGCGCCACCCAACACACACCACTATCAGTGCTCCCCTGCTTGAATCATATCGCACCATGGCAGAGATTGCTTCTCAAGCACT TCTCGGACCACATCGCCCCAGAGATGGTGGTCATCGATGACAGCAACAATGGTTGGCGAAGCTTGGTTCTCCCTTTGGCATGTGTGGATGAGCTCATCATGAGCTCTGTAATGGCAGTCTCGGCTTTTCATTTATCGGAAAGAGCTGAAAGCCACCATCTTGTCAACGCCGGTATGCTATACTCGAAAGCCATCTTCAATCTCCAGAAGCGACAAGACTTGCACCAGTACGATATCCACGCAAGGTATCGCATCATCGTTTCCATAAttgttctgcttcttggtATGATGGTGAATGGGAGCCCAGACTTTCCAATAATGTTTCGGATGTTGCAGTCTGCTCTAGACATGGTGGGGGGAGAGAGTGTGCTTGCAGCCGGTAGCAAGGTCATTGCCGACTTTTCAGCATCACAGATTCGCAA AATGCGTGTCTACGCCTCGCCGTTTAtcagccaagatgaaggcgTCAGCGCTGTCGCAACACAAATCAGGCAAAGTTGGGCAGATCAGCAACTCTACTTCCAGTCATACCCAGCCCACTCTCGTGCTCTAGGTCTGATTTCAAAACTTAGAGATCAGGCCTTTCAGATCTACTTGAACCGGGCATCTTCAGTCGAAGCTGGTTTTGCGGCCCCCGCCGATCTGATATCAACGTTTAAGCAGATGCTTGAGTCATTTCCCGAGGCTCTTCCAGGCGAGCATGTACTGGTCTGGCCCATCTTCATTGCCGCTTCGGAAAGTCATGATCCAGATCACCAACAGTTCTTTACAGGGCTCTTAGAGAAGCAGTTCCGCCGGAATAGGTTTATGAATATTCTCAAAGCATTGGAGTCGTTGAGGAGGATCTGGGCTCGAGGGACGGATGAGAACTGGACGGCATTACTTCCAAAGCAGCCGATATTGGTTATGTAG